The Mesobacillus jeotgali genome window below encodes:
- a CDS encoding MerR family transcriptional regulator — MMTDTQFMKAYTIKEVSKKINVPSGTIRQWEKDLAGLLVIPRTKQGARFYTDIEIDQLMKIKQMRDKNLSKEMIRELLQRHMGTDPVSEQAPNDNSLAVKTNMPSAPQTDSNNEYAAFMMAMEQYKESLLEEVKAEIRNGIRKEVLEEVKKEISKGTFTTVKTLSDSIYKTGERTNEHIMDLSQTVAKSSQESSERLGTISSELTNVSKGTSEISTNLAKVSKGTTEMFGKLTDRVTKASQGTIEKIAQLSENIQKSSKGTTDKITKLTESVAKVSKGTSEKINALSGSISNVSKGTSERIASLTSSLTKTSKGTNEKIIKLENSVDKLSSGTNKELSLLAKRLNETTETVSEEFKILADYVSNSRETTNQELSNLNQVINQEREYLVRTLQSEREELRREIRIRDEMFKNMVDSFRETAASKQSKRNWWKFWK, encoded by the coding sequence ATGATGACTGACACTCAATTCATGAAGGCATACACCATCAAAGAGGTGTCCAAAAAAATAAATGTTCCATCTGGCACCATTAGACAATGGGAAAAGGATCTTGCCGGTTTGCTGGTAATCCCAAGAACGAAACAAGGTGCCAGATTTTATACGGATATTGAAATAGACCAATTGATGAAAATAAAACAAATGCGTGATAAGAATTTAAGCAAAGAAATGATTCGGGAGCTCTTGCAGAGACATATGGGTACTGACCCTGTTTCAGAACAAGCTCCAAATGACAACAGCCTTGCTGTAAAGACGAATATGCCGTCCGCACCCCAGACAGACAGTAATAATGAGTATGCTGCCTTTATGATGGCAATGGAACAATATAAGGAATCTCTGCTTGAGGAAGTTAAGGCAGAAATCAGAAATGGCATTCGAAAAGAAGTTCTGGAGGAAGTAAAGAAAGAAATTTCTAAAGGTACTTTTACAACAGTAAAAACCCTTTCTGATTCAATTTATAAAACAGGTGAAAGAACCAATGAACATATTATGGACCTCTCTCAAACAGTAGCCAAAAGCTCGCAAGAAAGTTCCGAACGACTCGGAACCATCTCATCAGAGCTTACGAATGTTTCGAAAGGCACTTCCGAAATCAGCACGAATCTTGCAAAGGTATCAAAAGGCACAACAGAAATGTTCGGCAAGCTTACTGATCGTGTAACGAAGGCTTCACAGGGCACGATTGAAAAAATAGCCCAGCTATCTGAAAATATCCAAAAGAGCTCCAAAGGGACCACTGATAAAATCACCAAGCTGACTGAGAGTGTTGCGAAGGTTTCAAAAGGTACTTCCGAAAAAATAAATGCCTTATCCGGAAGCATTTCGAATGTTTCGAAGGGGACTTCCGAACGGATCGCATCTTTAACCTCCAGTTTGACAAAAACATCAAAAGGGACAAATGAAAAAATCATTAAGCTTGAAAATTCGGTGGATAAGCTATCCTCAGGTACGAATAAGGAATTATCCCTATTGGCAAAACGCTTGAACGAGACCACTGAGACGGTTTCCGAGGAATTTAAAATACTTGCTGATTATGTGTCCAATAGCCGTGAGACAACAAATCAGGAGCTCTCCAATTTAAATCAGGTCATCAATCAGGAACGAGAATATCTTGTCCGCACTCTCCAGTCTGAACGAGAGGAATTGCGCCGTGAAATCAGGATACGTGATGAGATGTTCAAGAATATGGTCGATAGCTTCAGGGAAACAGCAGCTTCTAAACAATCCAAACGTAATTGGTGGAAGTTTTGGAAGTAG
- a CDS encoding glycerophosphodiester phosphodiesterase — protein MVGYFRRMAIAAMIIFLSGATPDSVLAEISSDNAQVRALNISHRGASGYVPEHTFLAYELGNSMNGDYIEIDLQMTKDGELIALHDETIDRTTDKKGLVKNLTLKEIKKLDAGSWFNEDYPDKKNTVFTGLQIPTLREVLSRFGSNSKFFIETKSPEVYPGMEEKLIDILNEYNLTGAQPFGNVIVQSFSAESLRKIHQMDDSIPLVQLLSYYAPAVITDQEVRKIKEYAVGVGLHYTAVSPGYIQKVTGSGLMIFPYTVNEKEDMKMLLEWGVSGMFTNYPDRLDEVIQMSSLGNS, from the coding sequence ATGGTTGGATATTTTCGCAGGATGGCAATCGCAGCAATGATCATTTTCCTATCAGGTGCCACACCAGATTCTGTTTTAGCGGAAATCTCCTCGGATAACGCGCAAGTCAGGGCCTTAAACATTTCTCACCGTGGTGCTTCAGGCTATGTCCCTGAACATACATTTCTCGCATATGAGCTGGGGAATAGCATGAATGGAGATTACATTGAAATCGACCTTCAAATGACAAAGGATGGAGAATTAATTGCACTGCATGACGAAACCATAGACCGGACCACGGACAAAAAAGGACTAGTCAAAAATCTTACGCTTAAAGAAATCAAGAAACTGGATGCAGGATCATGGTTTAATGAAGACTACCCTGATAAAAAGAATACCGTGTTTACGGGGCTCCAGATCCCAACCCTTCGTGAAGTGCTTTCTAGGTTCGGTTCCAACTCAAAATTTTTCATTGAGACCAAATCACCTGAAGTCTATCCTGGCATGGAAGAAAAGCTAATCGATATTCTGAATGAATACAATCTTACCGGTGCCCAGCCATTTGGAAATGTTATTGTTCAATCATTCAGTGCTGAGAGTTTAAGAAAAATACATCAAATGGATGATTCGATTCCATTGGTCCAGCTGTTGTCCTACTATGCCCCAGCAGTCATCACTGACCAGGAAGTAAGGAAAATCAAGGAATATGCTGTTGGAGTAGGATTGCATTACACGGCAGTCAGTCCTGGCTACATCCAAAAAGTGACTGGTTCTGGTCTGATGATTTTTCCTTATACGGTCAATGAAAAAGAAGATATGAAAATGCTGCTGGAATGGGGAGTTTCGGGTATGTTTACTAATTACCCCGACCGGTTGGACGAAGTGATCCAAATGAGTTCACTCGGGAACTCGTAA
- a CDS encoding pyridoxamine 5'-phosphate oxidase family protein: protein MSHDINSFEELRALFGEPSDLAKRKVIPLVDEHCSNYISQSPFLVLSTSDENGCTDASPRGDAPGFVLVLDNNRIVIPERPGNKRMDSLKNILSNARVGLLFLIPGMLETLRVNGKASLTREPELLGRMKAGGKEPLLGIVVEVEECYIQCGKALKRSGLWNPESWADSSTLPKGAEILAAHSKMPEWSEVEIQQRLEDGYKNRLY from the coding sequence ATGAGTCACGATATTAATAGCTTTGAAGAATTGAGAGCTTTATTTGGTGAGCCAAGTGATTTGGCCAAACGAAAGGTTATTCCATTGGTGGATGAACATTGCAGCAACTACATATCTCAATCACCATTTTTAGTCTTATCCACCTCAGACGAGAATGGGTGTACAGATGCTTCTCCAAGGGGTGATGCACCTGGATTTGTCCTTGTTCTTGACAATAACAGAATCGTGATTCCTGAGAGGCCAGGGAATAAAAGAATGGATTCTCTGAAAAATATCTTATCAAACGCAAGAGTAGGGCTGTTGTTCCTAATTCCAGGGATGCTGGAAACATTAAGAGTCAATGGAAAGGCCAGCTTGACACGGGAACCAGAACTGCTGGGTAGGATGAAAGCCGGCGGGAAGGAACCACTGCTTGGCATCGTAGTGGAAGTTGAGGAATGCTATATACAATGCGGGAAAGCATTGAAACGGTCAGGCCTATGGAATCCCGAAAGCTGGGCAGACTCATCAACCTTGCCAAAAGGTGCAGAGATACTGGCAGCACACTCAAAAATGCCTGAATGGTCCGAAGTTGAGATACAGCAAAGATTGGAAGACGGATATAAAAATAGACTTTATTGA